From a region of the Saccharomyces paradoxus chromosome IV, complete sequence genome:
- the MUS81 gene encoding Mus81p (Subunit of structure-specific Mms4p-Mus81p endonuclease~similar to YDR386W) translates to MELSSNLKGQYIEWLQELVDGLSPKQEQLKIAYEKAKRNLQSAEGSFYYPIDLKKVKGIGNTIIKRLDAKLQDYCKIHGIPPVEAPSLTQTTSTRPPKRTTTALRSIVNSCESDKNEAHEERGAKKRKTRKYIPKKRSGGYAILLSLLELNAIFRGVSKEQVIELAGKYSEHCMTPNFSTKEFHGAWSSITALKKHSLVLEEGRPKRYSLTEEGVQLTKSLKLADGISFPKESDEPDEYRAIRNESSEFTANLTDLRGEYGKEEEASDINNTSVMLDITFQDLSTPQRLQNSIFRNERLRTQTNTCSHELKEISDNQTISDTAVKAKSTTTRRRYNGISYELWCNGDFEVFPIIDHREIKSQSDRDFFSKAFERKGMKSEIKQLALGDIIWVAKNKNTGLQCVLNTIVERKRLDDLALSIRDNRFMEQKNRLEKSGCDNKYYLIEETMSGNIGNMNEALKTALWLILVYYKFSMIRTCNSDETVEKIHALHTVISHHYSQKDLIVIFPSDLKSQDDYKKVLLQFRREFERKGGIECCHNFECFQELMGKGDLKTVGELTIHVLMLVKGISLEKAVAIQEIYPTLNKILMAYNTCSSEEEAKLLMFNVLGDAPGAKKITKGLSEKIYDAFGKF, encoded by the coding sequence ATGGAGCTCTCATCCAACCTAAAGGGACAATATATTGAATGGCTACAAGAACTGGTTGATGGGTTAAGCCCCAAGCAAGAACAGCTCAAAATAGCTTatgaaaaagcaaaaaggaACTTACAAAGTGCTGAAGGTTCATTTTATTATCCCAtagatttaaaaaaagtaaaggGAATTGGCAATACAATCATAAAAAGGTTAGATGCAAAGTTACAGGACTATTGCAAAATTCACGGGATTCCTCCTGTTGAAGCCCCTTCCCTAACCCAAACAACTAGCACTAGGCCACCAAAGAGGACTACTACAGCTCTGCGCAGCATAGTAAACTCATGCGAGAGTGATAAGAATGAAGCTCACGAAGAAAGGGGAGctaaaaagagaaaaaccAGAAAGTATATacctaaaaaaagatctGGCGGCTACGCTATCCTTCTTTCCTTGCTCGAGCTTAATGCCATTTTTCGAGGTGTTAGCAAAGAGCAAGTCATTGAGCTTGCAGGAAAATACAGCGAACACTGTATGACcccaaatttttcaacaaaggAGTTTCACGGTGCTTGGTCATCCATCACTGCGCTCAAAAAACATTCTTTGGTTCTTGAGGAAGGTAGGCCGAAAAGATACTCGCTAACCGAAGAAGGCGTACAATTAACAAAGAGCTTGAAGTTAGCAGATGGGATTTCATTTCCAAAAGAGAGTGATGAACCAGATGAGTATCGTGCAATTAGGAATGAAAGTAGCGAATTCACAGCGAATCTGACTGACCTCCGTGGTGAATATGgtaaagaagaggaagcCAGCGATATAAATAACACTTCAGTCATGTTGGATATAACTTTTCAAGATTTAAGCACGCCGCAAAGGCTGCAGAACAGTATATTCAGAAACGAAAGACTGCGTACCCAAACCAATACGTGCTCTCATGAATTGAAGGAGATCTCTGATAATCAAACAATATCTGATACTGCAGTGAAGGCTAAAAGTACAACAACGAGAAGAAGGTACAATGGAATAAGTTATGAACTGTGGTGTAACGGCGATTTCGAAGTTTTCCCAATTATTGACCATAGAGAAATAAAGTCACAATCTGACCGTGActtcttttcaaaggcATTTGAGAGAAAAGGGATGAAGTCAGAAATAAAGCAACTCGCTTTAGGTGATATTATATGGGTtgcaaagaataaaaataccGGGTTGCAGTGTGTGCTTAACACGATagtagaaagaaaaaggctAGATGATTTAGCTTTAAGTATAAGGGATAACAGGTTTATGgagcaaaaaaataggtTAGAGAAATCTGGCTGTGATAACAAGTATTATCTCATTGAAGAGACTATGAGTGGCAACATTGGAAATATGAACGAGGCACTGAAGACCGCGCTTTGGCTCATTTTAGTTTATTATAAATTTTCCATGATAAGAACTTGCAATTCGGATGAAACCGTGGAAAAGATACATGCATTGCATACTGTAATTTCTCACCATTATTCTCAAAAAGATCTCATAGTTATATTTCCAAGTGACCTTAAGAGCCAAGACGATTACAAAAAGGTACTCTTGCAATTTCGTCGAGAATTTGAACGAAAGGGTGGTATTGAATGTTGTCATAATTTTGAATGTTTTCAAGAACTAATGGGAAAAGGCGATCTAAAGACGGTAGGTGAGTTGACTATACATGTTTTAATGCTTGTTAAAGGCATATCCTTAGAAAAAGCGGTAGCTATCCAAGAAATATATCCTACCCTAAATAAAATACTGATGGCGTATAATACATGCTCTTCGGAGGAAGAGGCTAAGTTGTTGATGTTTAATGTCCTGGGAGATGCACCTGGCgcgaaaaaaattactaaGGGTCTATCAGAAAAGATATATGATGCTTTTGGTAAGTTTTAG
- the CIN10 gene encoding Cin10p (transporter~similar to YDR387C), producing MSTGESEDVYSDLYSIISQVTSNTANDIEQLPYALTFKTSLIFVGATVGGLLFGYDTGVISGVLLSLKPEDLSLAVLTDVQKELITSSTSVGSFFGSMLAFPLADRYGRRITLAICCSIFILAAVGMATARTLTFLICGRLLVGVAVGVSAQCVPLFLSEISPSRIRGFMLTLNIIAITGGQLVSYVIASLIKGIDNSWRYLFAFSAIPAILFLSILDFIPESPRWSISKGDILYARDSLRMLYPTASTYHVNSKIKQLIIELDKLRIYEDASEPLLVQSQSVVRYMDSSGSGTLSPSNIKRLSSNTERASNTVSSSSAFLSALRGPALNGVTTSNKKKRHRMEPRTIRALLVGCVLMFFQQVTGFNAFMYYAAIIFSKFDIKNPLLPPILIASTNFIFTFFAMYSMDSLGRRAILLRTILIMTVGLLLCSVGFGHNQVGLLLISVVIYVAAYASAMGSVPWTCVEFLPLNRRSFGASCIACTNWLTNALVSMTYLSAINIIGDENTMLIFAFFTVCAWFFVYFWYPEVKGLSLEEVGKVFDNGIDVHYVFRTYH from the coding sequence ATGTCTACGGGCGAAAGCGAAGACGTTTATTCTGATCTGTATTCCATTATCTCTCAGGTAACATCCAATACTGCTAACGATATTGAGCAACTCCCATATGCTTTAACGTTCAAAACGTCCTTAATCTTCGTTGGTGCTACCGTTGGTGGGTTATTATTTGGCTATGATACAGGCGTTATATCAGGTGTTCTGCTTTCTCTAAAGCCCGAAGATCTATCTTTGGCAGTCTTGACGGACGTTCAAAAGGAGTTGATTACCTCGAGTACAAGTGTCGGTTCATTCTTCGGGTCTATGTTGGCATTTCCTTTAGCAGATAGGtatggaagaagaattacTCTCGCGATCTGttgttcaatttttattCTGGCTGCAGTTGGAATGGCTACAGCAAGAACATTGACGTTCTTGATCTGTGGCAGATTGCTGGTAGGGGTCGCTGTTGGAGTGTCTGCCCAGTGTGTCCCCTTATTTTTGAGTGAAATATCACCTTCCAGAATCAGGGGTTTTATGTTGACATTGAACATTATTGCTATCACTGGAGGTCAATTGGTTTCGTATGTGATTGCATCTCTTATCAAAGGAATTGATAATTCATGGAGATATTTGTTTGCATTTTCTGCTATTCCAGCTATTTTATTCCTTTCGATATTGGATTTTATTCCTGAATCGCCACGATGGTCCATCTCTAAAGGAGACATCCTGTACGCTAGAGATTCTTTAAGAATGCTATATCCTACTGCATCTACATACCACGTTAATAGTAAAATCAAGCAGCTAATAATTGAACTTGATAAGTTACGAATATACGAAGATGCGAGTGAACCCTTACTTGTGCAATCCCAATCGGTTGTTCGATACATGGATAGTTCAGGCTCGGGAACTCTTAGCCCATCCAATATTAAGAGACTTTCCTCGAACACTGAAAGAGCCAGTAATACTGTGTCCTCCTCATCAGCATTTCTATCGGCATTGCGAGGTCCAGCTTTAAACGGGGTCACGACATctaataaaaagaaaagacacAGGATGGAACCGCGGACGATAAGAGCGTTATTAGTAGGTTGTGTGTTAATGTTTTTCCAGCAAGTCACTGGCTTTAATGCCTTTATGTACTACGCGgcaataatattttctaaatttGATATAAAAAACCCTCTACTACCCCCAATTTTGATTGCCTCAACAAACTTCATATTCACTTTTTTCGCTATGTACTCCATGGACTCTTTGGGCAGAAGAGCCATCTTATTGAGAACAATTTTGATTATGACTGTCGGGTTACTTCTGTGCAGTGTAGGTTTCGGTCATAACCAGGTTGGTTTACTTTTGATCTCCGTTGTAATTTATGTCGCGGCATATGCTTCTGCAATGGGCAGCGTTCCATGGACCTGCGTAGAATTCCTCCCTTTGAATAGGAGATCATTTGGGGCATCTTGTATAGCCTGCACGAATTGGCTAACCAATGCACTTGTTTCAATGACATATCTGAGCGCTATTAACATCATTGGTGATGAAAACACGATGCtcatttttgcttttttcaCAGTTTGTGCCTGGTTTTTCGTGTATTTTTGGTATCCAGAAGTCAAAGGTTTGTCATTGGAAGAAGTTGGAAAGGTTTTTGATAATGGCATTGATGTCCATTATGTCTTTCGTACTTATCATTGA
- the RVS167 gene encoding amphiphysin (Actin-associated protein with roles in endocytosis and exocytosis~similar to YDR388W), translated as MSFKGFTKAVSRAPQSFRQKFKMGEQTEDPVYEDAERRFQELEQETKKLSEESKRYSTAVNGMLTHQIGFAKSMEEIFKPISGKMSDPNATIPEDNPQGIEASEQYRAIVAELQETLKPDLALVEEKIVTPCQELLKIITYIRKMATKRNHKKLDLDRHLNTYNKHEKKKEPTAKDEERLYKAQAQVEVAQQEYDYYNDLLKTQLPILFSLEAEFVKPLFVSFYFMQLNIFYTLYNKLQDMKIPYFDLNSDIVESYIAKKGNVEEQTDALTITHFKLGYSKAKLEMTRRKYGVATAEGSPVSGASSGVGYGAGYDAATATSPTSTGYGYGAAAPGYAAQPATQYGAAAAVGTVPGTFPQYGAAQSPPLTGLGFQQSPQQQGPPPAYSNPLASPVAGAPAVAAAAAPGVETVTALYDYQAQAAGDLSFPAGAVIEIVQRTPDVNEWWTGRYNGQQGVFPGNYVQLNKN; from the coding sequence ATGAGTTTCAAAGGGTTTACCAAGGCTGTTAGTAGGGCTCCTCAGTCCTTCCGTCAAAAGTTCAAGATGGGCGAGCAGACTGAGGATCCTGTTTACGAAGATGCAGAACGTCGTTTTCAAGAATTGGAGCAAGAAACTAAAAAATTAAGTGAGGAATCGAAGAGATACTCAACTGCGGTGAATGGAATGCTGACACATCAAATTGGGTTTGCCAAATCCATGGAggaaattttcaaaccCATCAGTGGTAAAATGAGCGACCCTAATGCCACCATACCGGAGGACAACCCACAGGGTATCGAAGCAAGTGAACAATATAGGGCAATTGTCGCAGAGTTACAGGAAACATTGAAGCCGGACCTGGCCTTggtggaagaaaaaatcgttACGCCATGCCAGgaattgttgaaaattatTACTTATATTCGTAAAATGGCCACCAAGAGAAATCACAAAAAACTAGATTTAGATAGACATCTAAACACCTATAACAAGcatgaaaagaagaaggagcCAACTGCCAAGGATGAAGAGAGGTTGTATAAAGCACAGGCTCAAGTGGAAGTGGCTCAACAAGAATATGATTACTATAACGACTTGCTAAAGACTCAATTGCCAATCCTGTTTAGTTTGGAAGCCGAATTTGTGAAACCATTATTCGTCTCATTTTATTTCATGCAATTGAACATTTTTTACACTTTGTATAATAAACTTCAAGACATGAAAATTCCatattttgatttgaaCAGTGACATTGTGGAGTCATACATTGCCAAGAAAGGTAATGTGGAAGAGCAAACGGATGCTTTGACCATTACCCATTTTAAACTCGGTTACTCTAAGGCGAAACTGGAGATGACCAGAAGGAAGTACGGCGTAGCGACCGCGGAAGGCTCACCTGTAAGTGGTGCATCAAGCGGGGTTGGGTACGGTGCTGGATACGACGCAGCAACTGCAACTTCTCCAACCTCTACAGGATACGGTTATGGTGCCGCAGCGCCAGGTTACGCGGCTCAACCTGCTACACAGTATGGTGccgctgctgctgttggTACTGTCCCAGGTACTTTCCCACAATATGGTGCTGCACAATCCCCTCCACTCACCGGACTAGGCTTCCAACAATCACCACAGCAGCAGGGCCCACCACCGGCCTACTCCAATCCTCTAGCATCACCTGTTGCTGGCGCCCCAGCCGTGGCCGCAGCAGCAGCTCCCGGTGTTGAAACTGTTACCGCATTATATGACTATCAAGCCCAAGCTGCAGGTGACTTGTCTTTCCCAGCGGGTGCAGTTATAGAAATTGTCCAGCGTACTCCAGACGTGAACGAATGGTGGACAGGAAGATACAATGGCCAGCAAGGTGTGTTTCCCGGGAACTACGTGCAACTCAATAAGAATTAA
- the SAC7 gene encoding GTPase-activating protein SAC7 (GTPase activating protein (GAP) for Rho1p~similar to YDR389W): MPNSTLKQGPKIENVSPSKGHVPSFWKQFINNPKSMSSENITVPRSPNSLSRNAQPTTLKRPPLSSRPYSYNTPTKDRKSFSKSAKQNNNNNNANSGTSPHAEFKNYRDMFLSNRNGFTGRVFGVTLAESLSVASAEVIVQSELVSFGRIPIVVAKCGAYLKANGLETSGIFRIAGNGKRVKALQYIFSSPPDYGTKFNDWETYTVHDVASLLRRYLNNLAEPLIPLSLYEQFRDPLRARPRILRHMLTHEVSHPNANKANNITVKSSRQNYNDDGANDGDIEKEDTKDDEEKRRRKIRHKRRLTRDIRAAIKEYEELFVTLSNDTKQLTIYLLDLLSLFARQSQFNLMSGRNLAAIFQPSILSHPQHDMDPREYELSRLVVEFLIEYSYKLLPHLLKLAKKEQQKRLSTEKKNNNAEKQKIDPTEIPRITSSDSPPIVSSNKYPSTIDNSNKLDRPTLSPISTSIPENSSDLQDSKMLKPPKQRRPHSKSFGSTPVPPDVIASNKRRTNLFPWLHKPGILSDTGDNGDLTATEAEGDDYEEENVDPYGQSPASVHSGSLPKQHHLPIPRMNRSLSGNSTNSSFNTRPISMILTSGNDNSADHLELLSNSHSNSERSHALPLTEDDGDERNSRSRKRESWFQRLTSRSGSANRA; encoded by the coding sequence ATGCCAAATAGTACTCTGAAGCAAGGTCCCAAGATCGAAAATGTTTCTCCTTCTAAAGGTCACGTCCCAAGTTTTTGGAAACAGTTCATAAACAACCCCAAGAGTATGTCATCCGAAAATATTACAGTCCCTAGGTCACCAAATTCTCTTTCAAGAAATGCTCAACCAACCACTTTAAAGCGGCCTCCATTATCTTCAAGACCATATTCATATAATACCCCAACCAAGGATAGAAAATCATTTTCTAAATCTGCAAAACAgaacaataacaataataacgcCAATTCTGGGACATCGCCTCACGCAGAGTTCAAAAATTACAGAGATATGTTTTTATCTAATAGAAATGGTTTCACAGGTAGGGTTTTTGGTGTTACATTAGCAGAATCGTTAAGCGTTGCCAGTGCAGAGGTCATCGTTCAAAGTGAATTGGTTAGTTTTGGTCGGATACCCATCGTGGTGGCCAAGTGCGGCGCCTACCTAAAAGCAAATGGGTTAGAGACCTCAGGTATATTTCGTATAGCGGGCAATGGTAAAAGAGTAAAAGCTCTTCAATACATATTCTCGTCGCCGCCTGATTATGGTACCAAATTCAACGACTGGGAAACATATACAGTGCACGATGTTGCATCGCTCCTGAGGAGATACCTAAATAATTTGGCCGAACCGTTAATACCCTTATCCCTATATGAACAATTCAGAGACCCGCTACGAGCTAGACCCAGAATCCTAAGACATATGTTGACGCACGAAGTTTCTCATCCGAATGCGAATAAAGCGAATAACATAACAGTAAAATCAAGTAGACAGAATTATAACGATGATGGCGCTAATGATGGTGACATTGAGAAGGAGGATActaaagatgatgaagaaaaaagacgAAGGAAAATACGTCATAAGAGAAGACTGACTCGTGATATTAGGGCAGCTATTAAGGAATACGAAGAACTCTTTGTTACCTTATCCAATGACACGAAACAGCTAACTATATATCTACTTGATTTACTGAGTCTTTTTGCCAGGCAGTCACAGTTTAACCTAATGTCTGGAAGGAATTTAGCGGCCATCTTCCAACCTTCAATACTATCACATCCTCAACATGATATGGACCCCAGAGAATACGAATTATCCCGACTGGTGGTAGAGTTTCTGATAGAATACTCGTACAAACTATTGCCTCATCTTTTGAAGTTGgccaaaaaagaacaacaGAAACGGTTGTCGAccgaaaagaagaacaataATGCAgagaaacagaaaatagATCCTACAGAAATACCAAGGATCACCTCATCGGATTCCCCACCAATAGTTTCTTCCAATAAATATCCATCGACGATTGACAATAGCAACAAACTAGATCGCCCTACGTTATCACCAATATCTACTTCGATACCGGAGAACTCATCAGATCTGCAGGACtcaaaaatgttgaaaCCTCCGAAGCAAAGAAGACCACattcaaaatcttttggATCTACTCCTGTTCCTCCAGACGTTATTGCTagtaataaaagaagaacgaATTTATTCCCGTGGTTACATAAACCGGGAATTTTGAGTGACACAGGAGACAATGGCGATTTAACTGCTACTGAAGCTGAAGGTGATGAttatgaagaagaaaatgttgaTCCATACGGTCAATCTCCAGCAAGCGTGCACTCAGGTTCCCTGCCCAAACAGCATCACTTGCCAATTCCTCGGATGAACAGATCGTTGAGCGGAAACAGTACCAACTCATCATTTAACACTAGACCAATTTCGATGATCCTAACCAGTGGTAATGATAATTCCGCGGACCATTTAGAATTGCTAAGTAACAGTCATAGCAATAGTGAGCGCAGCCATGCTTTGCCATTAACTGAAGACGATGGCGACGaaagaaattcaagatCACGCAAGAGAGAATCATGGTTTCAAAGGCTAACAAGTCGATCGGGCTCTGCCAACAGAGCCTGA